TTCTATGAACCATTCAGCTCATTCTTCCTCGCATCAATGAATGTTAGTTAACgctatttttttaaataaatgcCAGCTAAGCTACTCATCTCATGTAGCATCAAAGTGCTCAGTCAATTCACTTTTTTAATCTAAATTCTGAAAAGCATCCTAATTACCCACCCCCATCACCTACTTCCTTGCTATATATGCACATCATTGGGCACCCTCCCCCTGTATAGCACTGAACCAATTTGACTCAAGGCTAGAAAGAAGCCATGAGACCTGCTTTCCTCCACCCTCTGCAAGCCGCCCTTCTAGCACTATCCTTTCTGTTCCTCTCTTTGGCCCAAGGGCAAAGTCTCAAGTCATGTACCACACCTGACCAAGGCTCAACCCTCCAGGTCTACCATGTCTACAGCCAATGCTCCCCATTTAAGCCGAAAACACCTCTCTCGTGGGAAGAGAGTGTTCTCCAAATGCAGTCAAAGGACGAAGCAAGGCTTCTTTTTCTATCCAGTCTTGTTGCAGGCAGGTCTGTGGTGCCTGTTGCTTCTGGGAGGCAGATCACGCAAAGTCCAACTTATATTGTAAGGGTTAAAGTTGGGACACCAGCCCAAACCTTGCTTGTGGCTATGGATACTAGCAATGATGCTGGCTGGGTACCCTGCAATGGTTGTGTAGGATGTGGTTCTACAGTGTTTGAGTCAACTAAGTCTACCACTTTCAAAAATGTTGGTTGCGGGAGTGCTCAGTGCCAACAGGTACGCTCATGCCTATAGCTATAGTTGTGTAGATTCTGTAGAATGAGCTTCTTCTACATATGTCCTTAATAATTTTGCCCCCTCAATAATGACtaagtcattttttttttgtgacaaaCCATTCACGCTGTTCACGGTGTGCGATATCAGCTCGAATTTTGTTGAGAATAGAAAATAATGAGGTGGGAAATGTAAGCCAAATCTCTAGTACAAAAGCATAAATGcaaaaaataaacaagaatcTACTCTTTTACGATATAAGACCTAGTAAGAGTGGGAAAGTTAATGCTATTTACCAGCTGATTCTTAGTTcactatttatttattttttaagagGTACAAgctaattcttctttttatccttttttttttgtttcttatcttcATTTCCGATACGTGTATTCTCTTCTAGTTgaaatcacaaccccaatactGCTCTTCTGCATGTTGCCTAATTAATATAATTACGTTGGTTAGCTTTCGCAAAAGTATATTGAAACAATAAAAGTTCTTGATATAGAGCTATCATGCCGGCATGGGGCCTGAAGATAATTGATAGAGATGCTTTGAATGTATTTTGGACTTTCCTTCTTGTCCAGATGGTAAATAACAATTTATGCATACTCGcaccaagaaaaggaaaaagaaagaaaaaaatggctTATGTCTAGGACCCATAATAACTCAATCAAAAAGTTGGTCAATTTTAGGATAATGAAAGTAACTCAAGCACAGCATATGCTGGATGAAGACTATCCTTATTGAGGAAATATTTCAccctttttcttcttatttttatcttggATTTGTGTATCAATTTGCTTTCAAAACAAATCcagattcaaaaaaaaaatggtatgTTGACTTGCGGAAAATGTGAACCAATTAATGTTGAATATTGATTTGAGTCCCATTTTAGATATGGTTTTGTTCCTGTCCATTTATTATCATcacttttttttggaataaagcaAAGTGGTCATTGTTGTTCTCACATTATAGTATTATACTTAACAAATTTGACAATTAGATAACctttaatgaaaattttataaAGTGCCTTTATGGAAAATTCTTAACATGCTAAATGTTGTGGTGTCGTGAAGGCACCAAGGTACCACGTTACATGTGGTAAGTTTAGTTATGTAAGATGTAAATTCTGTTAAGATAGTAGATGAATTTTCGATATCTTACCATTAGTATGGCGAGATTTAGTACTTACATACCTTTCAAAGGGTGCACAGTACAACTCTCACTGAAAATTAATCGAAACAGCTAATCATCTGACTGCAAATTTGGGACCCAAAAGTAAAATTGATAGACAAACTTAAAGACGAGAGAAGAACAGATAAGCATGAAAACATTAGGcggggtaaaaaaaaaaaaagaaaaaaagaactaGACAAACTACTATCAGACTTTTGACTGGGGTAAAAACTTTAATGGTGTCTTTTCCCTATTTGGTCTTTCCAGGGCCTCAATAACAATGGCCACTGATTGGGCTAGTTTGTTACTGTGATCTGAGTGCTGTCCCCAAAAATCTCAACTGAGATCTCACAAGGAGCTGAACTTGCCTAATTAAAGTAAGGGTTATTTATTCATTAGATACTCGTTAAGAAATAATTCAAGTgttaaattttagaaaattaaagttAACTAAAAAAAGTGTATAAATATAAGAGAAAATGATAATTACGAATATGTATATTCACATGATAAATAAGATGtgattaaaatattttaacGAGTGTTTAATGCGGTAAAAATACCTTTAAAATAAACACGCAAGTATTCTACCTAGACTTAATTAAGAACTAATAACTTTAGAGGGATACTCTTTTTAAAATGTTTATACTGCTTCAGGTAATGATAGTGATTGATCGAACTAGTCGTTTGTTACTGTGATCTCAGTGCCGTCCCAAGAAATCTCCACTGAGATCTAATAATTAAATTCCTTCAACTCCTTTTCGTTTTGTTGTCTTCTTTATGAACCAAAAGTTTGTTTCCTTTTTGACAAGAAAGTCCAGGTGTATGATGTAGATTCTGACCTCACTCATCACGGCCTAGCAAAGTTCTCAGGTGCTCAACTTGCCCAATTAAAGTAAAGGCACAATATATTTTGCGGACTTTTCCTTTTAATTGATAACTCTGGTATACAGGAGACGGATGTCAATTATATAAATTCCTTTAATTGATCATAAAATATGTTTGCCATATAAAACATGTATTCTTATCTAAATGTAAGACAATAGTTCTTCATAAATTGTAATCGTGGAAAAACTATTGGAGAAGTTGgaaatttaacttttttcaagAGTCACTAGATGACtatgattttttgtatgattcTTCTAATAGACTCCCAATATTCCGAAGAAAGTGTGAAATTTAATTTCATCAGTAATTGCTCCATTATTTGCAAGAAATTATCATCTAATCGAGGGTATCGATCTGTGGGGTTCCAATAATTCTTGTTACATAACATTCATGCCAAGTTTGTGTACGAGCTTCGACCTTATTCTCGATTGTTTTAGATTTTCTAATTGTAAAAAATGTTATAGAGAGTAATCAAAATCAGAGAAAATTACTTTCTGATTgattatgaattttaaattttttaactattaaaGAATCTATAATCTAAATATAAAAACAAATGAGAATATCATATAAATTGATCAGAAAAATGCAGAATTTATAATTAACTAAAACAATCAACTGCCAACAAGCCTTCAGAATACAAGAAAACACAATTTTCAAGGGATTTTGTGGGCTTCAGCTTCCTATTAATCAATTCCCTGTATTTCATTTTCAGGTACCCGGTCCAAGCTGCTTAGGCAGTACCTGTAGCTTCAATCTAACATACGGTGGATCCACCATAGCAGCAAACCTCTCACAAGACACCATAAGACTAGCTGCTGATCCTGTTCCCAACTATACCTTTGGTTGCATCCAGAAGGCTACCGGCAGCTCGGTGCCTCCTCAGGGTCTTTTAGGCCTAGGAAGGGGTCCGTTATCGCTATTGTCTCAGACCCAAAATCTATATCAATCCACGTTCTCTTATTGCTTGCCCAGTTTCAAGTCTCTGAACTTCTCCGGATCGCTTCGATTGGGACCTAATAGCCAGCCTAAGAATATCAAATACACGCAATTGCTGAGAAACCCAAGAAGGTCATCGCTTTACTATGTGAACTTGATCGGAATTAAGGTCGGACGGCGAGTGGTGGGCATACCTCCTGAGGCATTGGCCTTCAATCCCACTACTGGAGCTGGCACAGTAATTGATTCTGGTACGTGCTTACTTTTTGCATTAACGTTGTCTTTGCTTGTATTTTTGGTGGTGTTCTTTTAAGCACCCTAGTATGGTCCTTATCACTGGTTAACGGTTGAATTTGGAATGGTGGGGCCAAAATATCCCGGGATCGTAATTAATcctttgatttttgacttttaaaAGGTTTTGGACCAGTAAGTGGATGGTCCAACTTAAGTTTGTCCAGCAAATGAGGGTTAATTCTACTTTGCACGCTTCAATTATgttttgattttcatttttaaacTCTAAGTTGGGATACTTTAGTACCCTAATTATATATGGATGCCCATTTTTGGTCCCTaaactcttttcttttctctaatTTAGGGATTTTCTCATTTCACAgtttaatctctttttttttttaatactgCTCACTTGACTAGCGTTCCGAAGGTTTTGGGGTTTCTATTATAATTGTGCTGAATTAGAATGGTTTTTATAGTTTACGGACTAAAATACTTGAATTTATAGTTTAAGGATCAAAGTGATAATTGAGATATAGTTGAGAGGCGCAAAATGGAATTAACCCAACAAATAATCATGTTCGTATCCACTGACTTGGGAATTTCAATCAACTTCTTGCCACAAACAATCGAGGCGTTTAGTGGCCTAGGTTATTCAAAGGCTAAGGGGCAAAATTGAGCCAATGCGTATGTACTGGATAACAATAGAAAGTCTATCCAAATGGTGATCCAAAGATGATCTTAATAATGTAGCATTGACTACTTGGTTGAAATCCATCAATACTGCTCAGAATAAGTAGCAAGCAGTAACTCATAGGACTGGCTTTCTTGTTCTTTAATGTGTATATCATGTGAGATTGGACTTGGATTAGAATATAGGTAAATGGTTAAATCAGTAATCATACCCGAGATTCCACTGGCTGATTCACTTTTCTCTTGTCCCAACCCTAGAAATGGGAAATTTTAATACATAGGTGGCTGATTTAACTCATATTAATTACTTGTTGCATCCATGCAGGCACTGTCTTCACCAGGCTAGTCCAACCAGCCTACATTGCCGTTAGAGATGAGTTCAGGAGGAGAATGGGCAATGCAGTAGTGTCGTCGCTAGGCGGCTTCGATACATGTTACACTGTTCCGGTGACGGTGCCAACTCTAACCTTCATGTTTTCGGGCATGAATGTGACCCTACCTCAGGATAATTTCTTAATCCACAGCACTGCAGGCAGCATCACGTGCTTAGCCATGGCTGAAGCTCCTACTAACGTAAATTCTGTGCTGAATGTGATTGCAAACCTGCAACAACAGAACCATAGGATTCTTTTTGACGTGCCCAACTCAAGACTTGGTGTTGCACGTGAGACTTGTACCTGATTTTCTTCGTGTTTTAGTTTATCCGGGGAACCATAGCTGTTTCTTTACCTTCGGATTCTGTGTCTTGTTGTATTAGTAATAACCAAGATAGCACGATTTAAATCTCCTGCTGATGTTGGTAAAATGTGATTTCAGTTTTTTATgtttgtctttaaaaaaaaaaaattgtttgtgtttgtgtcttTCTTGGCGACAAAAACTTGAACTTTTGAATCTGatgacttaaaaaaaaaaaatttgatggcTCGTGTCCTGTTTACCATGTAATGTCAATTCTTATCGAAGTATAATTAATCCTATCCAACTAGTCACGGGGTCCTGTAATGCAGTTGTCCTTACTTTTCGTCATCATCTGAGGATTCTTACATTTCATCACTTTAGCAGGCCGTACATGTTCACGAGCTTCCTGCTGCAGAAATTGGTGGtcgaggaaaaaaatgaaagaaaataaaaaaagtggCAGTGGGGTATTCCTTTTGATCAAACCAAACACAAGGTAAAGTTGGGCATgtgaaattttaagaaaatctAGAATAATTGTGGAGGGCAGGTTAGCTATATTGCGGATTAGGGACAAAATGCCATGCGCCAAATCTAGATAGATATCCATAATTGGATTCCAGACGTGGTATATGTCATACTTGTGGGGCCTTCTCTATACACACCAATACAAGGCATCTACACCTTACACAAATTACTAGAAATAataaattttagggttaataGTTTAATCAAACTATCGACAAAAGTGTAAGGTATAGCCACATTACACTTAATGCCTTCTCCATCACATTGTGTAATTAAACCCAACTAATAGAAACAATAAAATGGCAAAAATTCCCTTTCTCTAAAATGTTGAATAGCACAAAGAAAAAAGCAACCGTAAAATATGCAAAATTCCCTTGTTATGTGCACGAAAATCAAAACAGCTCcatattattaaaaaataatgcAAAGAATATTGGTGTGATTTGAACTTTTCTATACTATGGACAAAAACTATCTATATTAACcggaaaatttgaaatttccaTGCCACTCTTATCTTGTATGTAACAAAGTCAATGAGGGGCCTAATAGTGCTTTTagaaaatttgttttctttattgATGAATAAGCAAATTAAGGGGCTTAattactatttttaaaaatatgttAGTGACCCAATGGATTAGATTGTAAAATCCACATTTTTGTTTACTCATCCCATTTTCCTCTTCCTTTTAGTCTATAAGCCATCACCACTATGGCTCACTTGTGTCGTTATCATGGACATTATCATCTTCATGGTCATCCGCTAATgttagcttctttttttttttttttttgtaggtaTGGTGTACCTCGTTTTTTGTGCTTATTAGGGGGCGCTTGGTTCAAGTTTAGGAATTGGAATTGTAATTGGAATCATACAAAATAATTTAGTATGGGTTTTGGACAAAGATATGATTACAAATGGGGGTGCTTGGTAAATATTGGTAAGGAATGGGTATCAAATTTAATAATCAAATTTTtacctttaatttcttttttttttcatatctttctttcttcctcgtTCAAACGCTTACCCCACATACCCATCCAccatatatatattcatatataaatattaatattttgtttaaaatatatttataaatatatttatatttatatttatataaatatataaatatatttatttatataaatatatagttaattagttaattaaataaactaattaaactaattataaatatataaatatatttatttatatatatttacataaatttataaatatatttatttcaattttattttataatatgtatatttcaattatttatattatatatataaattatagtaatattattatgtatatttcaattatgtatattaatatgtatattatatatattatatcaattgaaataaatattatatatttatatgtaaatatttttatttaaaatatatttatatatttttataaatatatttatatttatatatctatatatgtaaatataaatatatttatttcaattttgttttataatatgtatattaacatatattaatatgtatatttcaatttgtatatttcaattaatatttatattttattatatatatatattatatcaattgaaataaataaatatatttatatataaatataaatattttgtttaaaatatatttatatatttataaatatatttatatttatataaatatatatttcgATTTTGTTTTATATTGTCGTCATGCATAGTTAATCTCTCTCAAAAGATTTAGATCTATTCTCGTAGGTTTATTTTTACTATCTTTAATATGATGGAAATATGGTCGTCATGTATAGTTAATTCTTCTGAAAAGGTTAGATCTTTTCTTGTAGGTTTCACACTATCCTTTATAAGGAAGTTCATCATCATACAATCCAGAAGAGAAAAACTATGCTTTCCTCCTCTGTTATTTACTTGTTCCTGGTTTAAGGGGCTAACCCCTCGTCCACACTAACAACATTATAATAAGTAAAGAAAGATAGCCATCTCCCCACTTCCCCCTCTGGCTTTGATACCAGACGGGACGAGGGGTTAGCCCCTTAAACCAGGAACAAGTAAAGAATTAAGAGGAGGAAAACATAAAAGTTAGGAAGTGGGTCGCAGCCGGACTGCCACTTAGTTAGTATAGGCGGTTGAACTAGCCATGTATAAACAGAATGTAAATGACAGAAAGTAAAGGTTAGTAAGTTAGCtcaggcggtataaccgaccattgATTGTTAgtataatcaaaacaaataaaaacaaagtaAATGAATATGAATGTAGGTGGCTCAACCAACCATTTGATTGAATGTAAGAATTACAGAATGTAAAGAAGACTTACAAGGATATGAAGCTTCAAGCTCCTTTGTTTGatcctaaaaactaaaatataaaaCTAAGAACTTGTTTGTAGAGAGAGGGAGGAGGATTCTTCAAGCTAGAGAGAGAAGTAGCTTTGAAGAATTGGTGTAAGAATGGTGTTAGAATGGTGTGTGGAATGTGTTGGGtttgaggggtatttatagcaaaatttcCGTAGTGCTACAGTACCCGCTACAGTGATTTGCTACAGTATTGCTACAGTGCAAAGTTTGTCTTTTGTTGCCGTGTTTGCACAGTAACTTGCCGGATTTGCTACAGTGCTTCCGGTGCTACagtaaaatgattttttctgaattttgttcCGATTGAGCCAGCTTGAATATCTTTTTTTTAGAAGATAGTTGCGGATAGCTCttgttttgtttcttgaatCATTTTGTCAATCTCAGGTGCTTGTGTTCCCCCTTGATGCTTGATCCAATGTTTGTGAAGAATTAGTCTCTGAATTTTTCTTCGCCTCATGAAGCTTTGATCCTTCAGGCTGCGAACTGTATTGTTTGTTGGTTTTGCAACAATGTTGTTATGTTGATACCTAAGATAGGGAGGAATGCTTTGTCCAGTTTCAAAGTTGTAAAATACAACATTGAAGAATCTGATCCTATCTTCCCTGCATTGATGTTTGTGAGAATAATATTCTTTTGCGATAGAATTATTGACAAGGTATTGAGGTATCCATTCGTCGACTGTTGCTGAATTTGTCTTTCTTCCTgcaaaacaaaatttgttagTTTTTTAGAAAACGGCAGGAGGGCATTTGAATCAAGAAGTTGGGGTATTATGCCATCGTTTGTAGTAAGATAAGGAAcaagttttttaataaaaggtgTTCCAAGAATAACATTGTTGGATAGTTTTTTGGCTAGAAGAAATGTATTTGGAATAGATAAGGAGGAGAATTGGATTTGAACATTTGTTAACTTGAAGTTAATTTCAAGTTTGGATCCATTAGCTCCTCTGagaatttctttgttttgttcaaAGAATTGAGGTGGGATAAGGCTTTCAAGAATACAATTTTGGTCTGCCCCAGTATCAAATAGGGCTTCAGTTTCAATCAcataattattattaattagTAATCGAATCTGGACCAAATAATCCTTGTCTTCCTTGGGTTTTTTAGAAAGTTGTTCTAGGAATTCAGAATCCTCCTGGTTGATAGATTCCTCAATTGGTGTTAGGTTTTGAAGAACAAGGTTGCTAAGGTCTTGTTTGGCTCTAATCGATCTAATCTCCTCTTTGAGCAGATCAATTTCTGTTTGAAGGTGTTGTAGGGTCAAAGGTTTAACAGGTTTGGAGGGAAACCTATCAAGAATGTCTGTGAGATTGTAGGTTTTAAGAATTCTAGGGTCTCTGGCTAAGggatttgaagaatttgtggctCGGTTCAGGGATTCTTTGAATTTGTCTAAATAGAGTTGTCTCTTCTCTATTTCAGGAATATCTTCAATGATGTCAAGAAGAAGGTTTTGGTCTTTTGTTAAGACATTAATGGTAGGGCCTTCTCCTTCTTTGTCACTAGTGGTTTGTGAGGAAGTAGATGTTGAAATATCATCTTCCAATTGATTGAGataatcttcttctttttcagaATCAGTTTCTGAATCAATTAGAAGGTTTGATATTTGAATTTTGACTTGGTCATCTAGTCCCAAAGTATTAATCCTTTGGTTGAGTTTGCAATATCGAGCTATATGCCCGGGTTTATGGCATTTGTAGCAAATTGGAGAAGAGTTTATTTGAGGAGACTGTATGGGTGGAGACTGTATGGGTAAAGGTTGTTTGGGCTGATATTTCTTTTTGTATATGGAAGGGAAACCAGCCGAGAAGAACATCACATGAAGTTGGACAATCAGCTATACCAACCACTTCTAGCCGAACACAAGGTAACCTTCCTAACTGAAATTCCAATTCTACCGCTAACAAGTTTGTTGATACAACTA
This window of the Coffea eugenioides isolate CCC68of unplaced genomic scaffold, Ceug_1.0 ScVebR1_15;HRSCAF=72, whole genome shotgun sequence genome carries:
- the LOC113755588 gene encoding aspartyl protease AED3-like, with protein sequence MRPAFLHPLQAALLALSFLFLSLAQGQSLKSCTTPDQGSTLQVYHVYSQCSPFKPKTPLSWEESVLQMQSKDEARLLFLSSLVAGRSVVPVASGRQITQSPTYIVRVKVGTPAQTLLVAMDTSNDAGWVPCNGCVGCGSTVFESTKSTTFKNVGCGSAQCQQVPGPSCLGSTCSFNLTYGGSTIAANLSQDTIRLAADPVPNYTFGCIQKATGSSVPPQGLLGLGRGPLSLLSQTQNLYQSTFSYCLPSFKSLNFSGSLRLGPNSQPKNIKYTQLLRNPRRSSLYYVNLIGIKVGRRVVGIPPEALAFNPTTGAGTVIDSGTVFTRLVQPAYIAVRDEFRRRMGNAVVSSLGGFDTCYTVPVTVPTLTFMFSGMNVTLPQDNFLIHSTAGSITCLAMAEAPTNVNSVLNVIANLQQQNHRILFDVPNSRLGVARETCT